Proteins encoded together in one Thermoplasmatales archaeon BRNA1 window:
- a CDS encoding adenine phosphoribosyltransferase, with translation MYSDPMAKKLEDYVTSIPDYPKKGVLFRDITTIIDSPEGLHMAVDGLAEKLKGVDFDLVIGTEARGFVFGAPVAYIMNKGFVLARKKGKLPRETVSETYDLEYGSATLEMHKDSIKPGQKVVIVDDLIATGGTTKAVINLIEKLGGKVEKIVFVMELAGFDARNKTLKGYDVDALLSYPGL, from the coding sequence AGAAGCTTGAGGATTACGTAACCAGCATCCCCGACTACCCTAAGAAGGGAGTCCTTTTCAGGGACATCACCACCATCATCGACAGCCCCGAAGGATTACACATGGCCGTAGACGGCCTCGCCGAAAAGCTCAAAGGCGTCGACTTCGACCTCGTCATCGGAACCGAGGCGAGGGGATTCGTCTTCGGAGCGCCCGTCGCCTACATCATGAACAAAGGATTCGTCCTCGCCAGGAAGAAGGGTAAGCTCCCCAGGGAGACAGTCTCCGAGACCTACGACCTGGAGTACGGCAGCGCCACCCTCGAGATGCACAAGGACTCCATCAAGCCCGGACAGAAGGTCGTCATCGTCGACGACCTGATCGCCACCGGCGGAACCACCAAAGCAGTCATCAACCTCATCGAGAAGCTCGGCGGAAAGGTCGAGAAGATCGTCTTCGTCATGGAGCTTGCGGGATTCGATGCCCGCAACAAGACCCTCAAGGGCTACGACGTCGACGCTCTCCTGTCTTACCCCGGACTCTGA